One stretch of Arachis duranensis cultivar V14167 chromosome 1, aradu.V14167.gnm2.J7QH, whole genome shotgun sequence DNA includes these proteins:
- the LOC107484764 gene encoding uncharacterized protein LOC107484764, translating into MPKYFTLPSSLEPYKGIGDPRAHIKKFQSMMFFNGPKNEPVLCRAFPTYLDGAALLWFSKLPEGSISSFEELARSFIDYFAAARIYVHGSDYLGTIRQGPQESLKDYLTRFADATMEIPDLDPAVHLHAIKAGLKPEKFREIIAVTKPRTLEEFRERAAGQIEIEELREAEKADRRQPRKEESRTIRSGDNEDTRKAFKLTPKFDNYTRFNTKRERIIKEILNAKIIKPPVRAGNYQDQ; encoded by the coding sequence ATgccaaaatattttacattaccTTCCTCACTCGAACCATATAAGGGGATTGGTGACCCCCGGGCTCACATTAAGAAATTTCAGTCTATGATGTTCTTTAATGGACCTAAAAATGAACCTGTTCTTTGCAGGGCTTTCCCGACCTACCTCGACGGTGCGGCCCTCCTTTGGTTTTCAAAACTGCCTGAAGGATCAATTTCTTCCTTCGAGGAATTGGCAAGATCCTTCATAGACTACTTTGCGGCTGCACGCATTTATGTGCACGGGTCAGATTACCTCGGCACCATCCGCCAAGGTCCCCAAGAAAGCTTAAAGGACTATTTAACCAGATTCGCTGATGCAACAATGGAGATACCCGATCTAGATCCTGCTGTCCATCTTCACGCCATAAAAGCCGGCCTCAAGCCCGAAAAATTCAGAGAAATAATTGCTGTCACAAAACCAAGAACCTTGGAGGAATTTCGAGAAAGGGCCGCCGGGCAGATAGAAATTGAAGAACTCCGCGAGGCCGAAAAAGCAGACAGAAGGCAACCTCGAAAGGAAGAGAGCCGAACAATCAGGTCGGGGGACAACGAAGATACTAGAAAGGCGTTTAAACTTACACCAAAGTTTGACAACTATACCAGGTTCAACACAAAGAGAGAAAGGATCATCAAGGAAATACTTAACGCCAAAATTATCAAACCCCCTGTTAGGGCAGGAAACTACCAGGACCAATGA
- the LOC127741173 gene encoding NAD(P)H-quinone oxidoreductase subunit K, chloroplastic — translation MNSIEFPLLDRTTQNSVISTTLNDLSNWSRLSSLWPLLYGTSCCFIEFASLIGSRFDFDRYGLVPRSSPRQADLILTAGTVTMKMAPSLVRLYEQMPEPKYVIAMGACTITGGMFSTDSYSTVRGVDKLIPVDVYLPGCPPKPEAIIDAITKLRKKISREIDEDHIRSQQENRCFTTNHKFHVERSTHTGNYNQGF, via the coding sequence ATGAATTCCATTGAGTTTCCCTTACTTGATCGAACAACCCAAAATTCAGTTATTTCAACTACATTAAATGATCTTTCAAATTGGTCAAGACTATCCAGTTTATGGCCGCTTCTCTATGGTACCAGTTGTTGCTTCATTGAATTTGCTTCATTAATAGGATCACGATTCGACTTTGATCGTTATGGACTGGTACCGCGATCTAGTCCTAGGCAGGCAGACCTTATTTTAACAGCGGGCACAGTAACTATGAAAATGGCTCCTTCTTTAGTTAGATTATATGAGCAAATGCCCGAACCAAAATATGTTATTGCTATGGGAGCCTGTACAATTACAGGGGGTATGTTCAGTACCGATTCTTATAGTACTGTTCGGGGAGTTGATAAGCTAATTCCCGTGGATGTCTATTTGCCAGGCTGTCCACCTAAACCAGAGGCCATTATAGATGCTATAACAAAACTGCGTAAGAAAATATCTCGAGAAATCGATGAAGATCATATTAGGTCTCAACAAGAAAATAGGTGTTTTACTACGAACCACAAGTTTCATGTTGAACGCAGTACTCATACCGGCAATTATAATCAAGGGttttga